A region of Nostoc sp. 'Peltigera membranacea cyanobiont' N6 DNA encodes the following proteins:
- a CDS encoding M61 family metallopeptidase produces MTEATATRPKTYIEVTGPTIHYLVAMSQPETHLFEVTLRLVNYLSPILDLKLPVWTPGSYLVREYAKNLQDFVAFAEDKPLPWRKISKNHWQVDKTGVSELTVRYRIFANELSVRTNHLDATHGYFNGAALFFRIPGSDKLPIRVTIVPPHSQWQVTTALPHVGEEKNTFLASDFDTLVDTPFEIGSHQLYKFEVLGKPHELAIWGQGNYQVQQLIADIQKIVQVEAQMFGGLPYERYVFLLHLFSQAFGGLEHKDSCSLIYQRFGFRAQEKYDRFMQLVAHEFFHLWNVKRIRPKALEVFDYDQENYTPSLWFCEGTTSYYDLLIPLRAGIYDVKSFLNNLSKEITRYETTPGRKVQPVSESSFDAWIKLYRPDANSGNSQISYYLKGEMVSLLLDLLIRSTHNNQRSLDDVMLKMWQQFGKDEIGYTPEQLQDVIESVAGIDLTDFFKRYIDSIDDLPFNQYLEPFGLQLVAEQQEEPYLGVRINTDNGREMIKFVETDSPAQVGGIDAGDELLAIDGIKVTGNSLSDRLKDYQPNDTIQVTVFHQDELRTYAITLTSPQPTRYQVKPVDHPNSTQQKKFAGWLGVAIATV; encoded by the coding sequence ATGACTGAAGCAACAGCAACTCGTCCCAAAACCTACATCGAGGTAACTGGGCCAACGATTCATTACCTGGTAGCAATGTCCCAACCAGAAACCCATCTGTTTGAAGTGACTTTACGCCTTGTCAATTACCTCTCGCCGATTCTCGATTTAAAATTGCCAGTATGGACACCCGGTTCCTATTTAGTTCGGGAATATGCCAAGAATTTACAGGATTTTGTGGCTTTTGCAGAAGATAAGCCTTTACCTTGGCGAAAAATCAGTAAAAATCACTGGCAGGTAGACAAAACTGGTGTTTCAGAATTAACTGTCCGCTACCGCATTTTTGCCAATGAGCTATCGGTACGGACAAATCATTTGGATGCCACCCACGGTTATTTCAATGGGGCGGCACTATTTTTCAGAATACCAGGCTCCGATAAGCTACCCATTCGCGTCACCATCGTACCACCACACTCGCAATGGCAGGTAACTACTGCTCTACCTCACGTTGGTGAAGAAAAAAATACTTTCTTGGCTAGCGATTTTGATACTCTGGTGGATACTCCCTTTGAGATTGGTAGCCACCAATTGTATAAATTTGAAGTCTTGGGAAAACCCCACGAACTGGCAATTTGGGGGCAAGGTAATTACCAAGTTCAGCAATTAATTGCTGATATCCAAAAAATTGTTCAGGTAGAAGCGCAGATGTTCGGCGGTTTGCCTTATGAACGATACGTGTTTTTGCTACATTTATTTAGCCAAGCTTTTGGCGGTTTGGAGCATAAAGACTCTTGCTCCTTAATTTACCAACGTTTTGGGTTTCGCGCTCAAGAAAAATACGATCGCTTTATGCAATTGGTAGCCCACGAGTTTTTTCACTTGTGGAATGTCAAACGAATTCGCCCAAAAGCATTAGAAGTTTTTGATTACGACCAAGAAAATTACACACCGTCATTGTGGTTTTGTGAGGGTACTACTAGTTACTACGACTTGTTAATTCCTTTGCGGGCAGGAATTTATGATGTTAAGTCGTTTTTGAATAACTTGAGTAAAGAAATTACCAGATATGAAACGACACCGGGGCGCAAGGTACAACCCGTTTCCGAGTCGAGTTTTGATGCCTGGATTAAACTCTATCGCCCCGATGCTAATAGCGGTAATTCCCAAATTTCTTACTATTTAAAAGGAGAAATGGTATCGTTGTTGCTGGATTTACTGATTCGGTCTACTCATAACAATCAGCGTTCCCTCGATGACGTGATGCTGAAAATGTGGCAGCAATTTGGCAAAGATGAAATTGGCTATACCCCAGAACAGTTGCAGGATGTTATAGAATCTGTTGCCGGAATCGATTTGACTGATTTCTTTAAACGCTACATTGATAGTATTGATGATTTGCCTTTTAATCAGTATTTGGAACCCTTTGGCTTACAGTTGGTAGCTGAACAGCAAGAAGAACCTTACCTGGGTGTGAGAATAAATACAGACAATGGGCGGGAGATGATTAAGTTTGTGGAAACTGATTCACCTGCACAAGTAGGGGGAATTGATGCAGGTGATGAGTTGTTAGCAATTGATGGGATTAAAGTAACGGGAAATAGTTTAAGCGATCGCCTGAAAGATTACCAACCAAACGATACCATCCAAGTTACAGTTT
- a CDS encoding Crp/Fnr family transcriptional regulator, with protein MLTEVFSELFPLMSTANPQTLEWLLNVAIEHEYPSGRAVVMEDAWGNAVYFVVSGWVKVRRTVGEDSVALAIFGRGDFFGEMAILDESPRSTDVIALSPVNLLSISRERFIQILFKDPQLHHRMLQLMVRRLRQINQRLQMRSSPPAVKLAHTLVTLGENYGQESDLGREIFNIPFKDLAEVTEIGVEETTKIMEKLHEKGWIKIDSAKNINYLVNFKQLMNLAGKV; from the coding sequence ATGCTAACCGAGGTTTTTAGTGAACTTTTCCCCTTGATGAGTACAGCCAACCCACAAACCTTGGAATGGCTGCTCAACGTTGCAATTGAACATGAATATCCATCAGGGCGAGCCGTTGTGATGGAAGATGCCTGGGGTAATGCCGTTTATTTCGTGGTTTCTGGTTGGGTCAAAGTCCGGCGTACCGTCGGGGAAGATTCAGTAGCTCTGGCAATTTTTGGTCGTGGCGATTTTTTTGGAGAAATGGCAATTTTGGATGAATCTCCACGCTCAACCGATGTCATTGCTCTTTCACCCGTAAACTTGCTTAGTATCTCTAGAGAGCGTTTTATTCAAATATTATTTAAAGACCCGCAGCTACATCACCGAATGTTGCAACTGATGGTGCGACGATTGCGGCAAATTAATCAGCGTTTACAAATGCGGTCTTCACCACCAGCAGTCAAACTCGCCCATACCCTAGTGACTTTAGGTGAAAACTATGGCCAGGAATCAGACTTAGGAAGAGAAATTTTTAACATTCCCTTTAAAGATTTAGCAGAGGTGACAGAAATTGGCGTTGAAGAAACTACCAAAATCATGGAAAAGCTCCATGAAAAAGGGTGGATTAAGATTGATAGCGCCAAGAACATCAATTATCTTGTGAACTTCAAACAGTTGATGAACTTGGCGGGCAAAGTGTGA
- a CDS encoding pilus assembly protein PilB produces the protein MLFSEGELNNTAANGQQMLTVAQTSWEEGEERDRIFQLIDNLLSFEACLYHQILPFRLEDKNLLLGMVHPQDSEALDYAGRILSYINCTMVIEAIAADAHRRILSAYLSHKNTSQLDAQQVYQPTEDSSQQNNAASIADKPIPSINADLESNQQPTLMVFETQKRQHSGQRVDLPPIPELDRASQTTRSLEGETSVVAPPNNLPILPTQVPELLSPIELLSTLPPKKLLEELLGRILSGGIGRLYLERQAYEGRILWSDNGILQSVLDKLPLSVFQGVLNELKRFASLPLTTVAEPKQVEKEYVYQKNRLLLRLRIMPGIYGEEATLQVLRGAALKFYQQQQLTRLSRDALGISQQLSFKLHELQERLLLNPSLDSQQSEALIALTQLVKNLDQQIKILVLDSNPPTNSKS, from the coding sequence ATGTTGTTTTCAGAGGGCGAACTAAATAATACCGCAGCAAATGGACAGCAAATGCTAACTGTCGCTCAAACTAGTTGGGAAGAAGGGGAGGAACGCGATCGAATCTTCCAACTTATTGATAATCTTTTATCCTTTGAAGCTTGCCTTTACCACCAGATTTTGCCCTTTCGATTAGAAGATAAAAACCTCTTGCTAGGTATGGTTCATCCACAAGATAGCGAGGCACTAGATTATGCTGGTCGCATTTTGTCTTATATCAATTGCACAATGGTGATTGAAGCGATCGCAGCCGACGCACACCGCAGAATACTATCAGCCTACCTCAGCCATAAGAATACATCCCAGCTAGATGCCCAACAGGTGTATCAGCCAACAGAGGACTCTTCCCAACAAAATAACGCAGCTAGCATTGCTGACAAACCGATTCCCTCCATAAATGCCGACTTAGAATCAAATCAGCAACCAACATTGATGGTGTTTGAGACACAAAAGCGCCAACATTCTGGGCAGCGTGTAGACTTGCCTCCTATCCCAGAGCTAGATCGAGCGTCTCAAACTACGAGGAGTCTAGAGGGCGAGACATCCGTGGTAGCACCACCAAACAATTTACCGATTTTGCCTACACAAGTTCCCGAATTACTTAGTCCGATTGAGTTGCTGTCAACACTACCGCCCAAAAAATTACTAGAAGAATTACTAGGACGAATTCTCAGTGGGGGAATTGGTCGCCTGTATTTAGAAAGACAAGCTTACGAAGGCAGGATACTGTGGAGTGATAATGGGATTTTGCAATCTGTTTTAGACAAACTGCCACTCTCTGTTTTCCAAGGAGTACTGAATGAATTAAAGCGGTTTGCTTCCCTACCTCTTACCACGGTTGCAGAACCAAAACAGGTAGAGAAGGAATACGTATATCAAAAAAACCGCTTATTATTACGCTTGCGAATCATGCCAGGAATCTACGGTGAAGAGGCAACACTCCAAGTTCTGCGGGGAGCAGCACTAAAATTTTATCAACAACAACAATTGACGCGCCTGAGCCGCGATGCTTTAGGAATTTCTCAGCAGCTAAGTTTCAAGTTACATGAACTACAAGAACGGCTTTTACTGAATCCCAGCCTTGATTCTCAGCAATCAGAGGCTTTAATTGCCCTGACTCAATTAGTGAAAAATTTAGACCAACAGATCAAAATCTTGGTACTAGATAGCAATCCACCAACAAATAGCAAATCATAA
- a CDS encoding HetZ-related protein 2 — MGVVMQTSKLSFEERNLAMVTDVEKLALDWRKRLAAECPEQNEAARQSIILWLLGSDSKRFDLLNPKEVDIAKQAMEYRWRILRQRYLGFGRERAYRNLITRLGSLVTLRNKIQTWVSLSRDRQRSVMDVLQEVLQELLQTDAYMQQQMADLSKYTTDRRLGDALLFASIEEYCLRPVRNQPLLAYRFVNYLRRTQRGGLTQVPGRDLIRLVSEEVLTDDSDNRVNLVDSQAIAEYQEAQHLEEQQALRQSVQKEFENYLQENLGTDAVEWLRLYLQGKSQEDIAQKLNKQTKEVYRLREKISYHAVRVFALKGKPELVESWLSISLQEHNLGLTQNQWQQLEEKLTPLGRQILDLQRAGNSIEIIAQQLKLKTHQILGEWTKIYLAAQALRTQE, encoded by the coding sequence ATGGGGGTTGTGATGCAAACTTCAAAATTGAGTTTCGAGGAGCGCAATCTCGCTATGGTAACGGATGTGGAAAAACTGGCTCTAGATTGGCGAAAGCGCTTGGCTGCGGAATGTCCAGAACAAAATGAAGCTGCTAGACAAAGTATTATTCTCTGGCTTTTGGGATCGGACTCAAAACGGTTTGACCTATTGAACCCTAAAGAGGTTGATATCGCCAAACAAGCGATGGAATATCGCTGGAGGATTTTACGTCAACGCTATTTGGGGTTCGGGCGAGAACGTGCTTATCGCAACTTGATAACGCGACTGGGAAGTTTAGTGACATTACGGAATAAAATTCAGACTTGGGTTTCCCTCAGCCGCGATCGCCAGCGCAGTGTCATGGATGTATTGCAAGAAGTACTCCAAGAGTTACTGCAAACTGATGCCTACATGCAACAACAAATGGCCGATCTGAGCAAATATACAACCGATAGACGATTGGGAGATGCTCTGCTATTTGCCAGCATAGAAGAATATTGTCTGCGGCCAGTACGCAATCAACCCCTATTAGCTTATCGGTTTGTAAATTACTTGCGTCGCACTCAGCGCGGTGGCTTAACCCAAGTACCGGGCCGTGACTTGATTAGACTCGTCTCAGAAGAAGTCCTCACCGATGACAGCGACAATCGAGTTAACTTAGTCGATAGTCAAGCGATCGCAGAATATCAAGAAGCACAACACCTAGAGGAACAACAAGCGCTACGTCAGTCAGTGCAAAAAGAATTTGAAAATTATTTACAAGAAAATCTGGGTACAGACGCAGTGGAGTGGCTACGTCTGTATTTGCAAGGCAAATCCCAGGAAGATATTGCCCAAAAACTGAATAAGCAGACTAAAGAAGTCTACCGTCTGCGAGAAAAAATTAGTTACCACGCCGTGCGTGTTTTTGCTCTCAAAGGGAAACCAGAGCTAGTAGAAAGTTGGCTCTCAATTTCCTTGCAAGAACATAACTTGGGGTTAACACAAAACCAATGGCAGCAACTTGAGGAAAAATTGACTCCTCTGGGGCGGCAGATCCTAGATTTGCAAAGAGCAGGGAACTCAATAGAAATAATAGCCCAACAGTTGAAACTCAAAACTCATCAAATTTTAGGCGAATGGACAAAAATTTATCTTGCTGCCCAAGCTTTAAGAACCCAGGAGTAG
- a CDS encoding carbon dioxide-concentrating mechanism protein CcmK yields MSLQAVGALETKGFPAVLAAADAMVKAGRVTLVGYIRVGSARFTVNIRGDVSEVKAAMAAGIEAAENVYGGTLESWVIIARPHENVEAVLPIGYTEQVQQYRESLENPIVRSSNSR; encoded by the coding sequence ATGTCATTACAGGCAGTTGGAGCACTTGAAACGAAAGGTTTCCCTGCGGTGCTAGCAGCAGCAGATGCTATGGTAAAAGCTGGTCGAGTCACCCTCGTTGGATATATCAGAGTGGGTAGCGCCCGTTTTACAGTTAATATTCGTGGCGATGTTTCTGAGGTAAAAGCCGCTATGGCTGCTGGTATTGAAGCCGCAGAAAATGTATATGGCGGTACCCTCGAATCCTGGGTAATTATTGCTCGTCCCCATGAAAACGTCGAAGCTGTTCTGCCTATTGGTTACACAGAACAAGTCCAACAGTATCGAGAATCTCTAGAAAACCCCATTGTTAGATCGTCGAATAGTCGATAG
- a CDS encoding BMC domain-containing protein gives MPMAVGVIETLGFPSVLAAADAMVKAAAVTIVYYGQAESARLLVAVRGHVSEVNRAVEAGIAAGEQVKVGAVITYYIVPNPPENVETILPIHFTEESEPFRMF, from the coding sequence ATGCCAATGGCCGTTGGCGTAATTGAAACTTTAGGTTTTCCTAGTGTCTTAGCAGCAGCAGATGCAATGGTGAAAGCTGCCGCAGTCACAATTGTGTACTACGGTCAAGCTGAAAGCGCTCGTTTGTTAGTTGCCGTTCGGGGACACGTTTCTGAAGTAAATAGAGCTGTTGAAGCCGGAATAGCAGCTGGAGAGCAAGTCAAGGTTGGTGCAGTAATTACCTACTACATCGTTCCTAATCCCCCGGAAAATGTTGAAACCATATTACCAATCCATTTCACTGAAGAATCAGAACCTTTCCGCATGTTCTAA
- a CDS encoding alpha/beta fold hydrolase encodes MFPNFLPKAVEQLTESTSIALAQSIQTAAIATPLINQAVTTTYVKQGSGGTPILLIHGFDSSVLEFRRLLPQLSGDNETWAMDLLGFGFTDRLSGIAYSPTAIKTHLYYFWKSLINQPVILVGASMGGATAIDFTLTYPEVVKKLVLIDSAGLAGGSPLSKVMFPPLDYLATQFLSSLKVRDRISRIGYKNQNLASVDALCCAALHLQMPSWNQALIAFTKSGGYSAFRLNILSQIVQPTLILWGDSDKILGTNDATKFKRAIPDSNLIWIKDCGHLPHLEQPQITAQHILDFCGELN; translated from the coding sequence ATGTTTCCGAATTTTCTTCCTAAAGCAGTTGAGCAACTGACAGAATCTACCTCAATCGCACTGGCTCAGAGTATTCAAACTGCTGCGATCGCTACTCCTTTAATTAATCAAGCAGTTACCACAACTTATGTCAAGCAAGGTAGTGGTGGAACTCCTATTTTATTAATTCACGGCTTTGACAGTTCTGTATTAGAGTTTCGCCGGCTTTTGCCACAACTCTCTGGAGATAATGAAACTTGGGCGATGGATTTGTTGGGTTTTGGGTTTACAGATAGACTCTCAGGAATTGCTTATAGCCCAACTGCTATAAAAACCCATCTTTATTATTTCTGGAAAAGCCTGATTAACCAACCTGTAATTTTAGTAGGTGCTTCAATGGGAGGCGCGACAGCGATTGATTTTACGCTGACTTACCCGGAGGTAGTAAAAAAACTGGTGTTAATTGACAGTGCAGGGTTGGCGGGTGGTTCACCGTTAAGTAAAGTAATGTTTCCACCGTTAGATTATTTAGCAACTCAATTTTTGAGTAGTTTGAAGGTGCGCGATCGCATTTCCCGTATTGGATATAAAAATCAAAATCTTGCTTCTGTCGATGCTTTATGTTGTGCTGCATTACATCTACAAATGCCCAGTTGGAATCAAGCTTTGATTGCTTTTACTAAAAGTGGTGGTTATAGTGCTTTTAGATTGAATATTTTATCACAAATTGTACAACCAACCCTAATTTTGTGGGGTGATTCCGATAAGATTTTGGGTACTAATGATGCCACAAAGTTTAAAAGGGCAATTCCAGACAGTAATCTCATCTGGATTAAAGATTGCGGCCATCTTCCACATCTGGAACAACCACAAATCACCGCACAGCATATTTTAGACTTTTGTGGTGAATTAAATTAA
- a CDS encoding ParA family protein — MPKIIAILNGKGGVGKTTTAVNLAANFAKKKKVLLIDADIQGSASWWFGRSQQGMGFDLSQETDPKLLSELGKITGYDLVVVDTPPALRSEALVAVVAIADYLILPTPPSAMDLAILVETVKEAVIPVGTPHRVLLTKVDTRSIGEALEAKNTLTRLGIPACNTFIRAYKAHERAALEGVAIAQWRGSNAREAESDYRRAADELQRDWRNNNG, encoded by the coding sequence GTGCCAAAAATCATCGCTATTCTCAACGGTAAAGGAGGAGTCGGTAAAACGACTACCGCAGTCAATCTGGCTGCAAACTTTGCGAAGAAAAAAAAGGTGTTGCTGATTGATGCAGATATTCAAGGTTCTGCCAGTTGGTGGTTTGGGCGCAGTCAGCAAGGAATGGGGTTTGATTTATCTCAAGAAACAGATCCTAAGCTTTTAAGTGAATTAGGAAAGATAACAGGTTACGATTTAGTAGTGGTGGATACACCTCCCGCGCTGCGCTCTGAAGCATTAGTGGCGGTAGTTGCGATCGCAGATTATCTAATTTTGCCTACACCCCCATCCGCAATGGATTTAGCTATCCTCGTGGAAACAGTCAAGGAAGCCGTTATCCCTGTGGGAACACCGCATCGGGTACTGCTTACCAAAGTCGATACGCGCAGTATTGGGGAAGCACTAGAAGCAAAAAACACTCTCACTAGATTAGGTATTCCTGCTTGTAATACCTTTATCCGTGCTTATAAGGCTCATGAACGAGCGGCGCTTGAGGGCGTAGCGATCGCTCAATGGCGAGGAAGTAATGCACGAGAGGCGGAGTCAGACTACCGTCGTGCAGCTGATGAATTACAGCGTGATTGGAGAAATAATAATGGCTAG
- a CDS encoding cytochrome P450, with protein MTATYNLPDGPQMPRWLRTIKFVSQPVKYVDDFAKTYGDTFTIRSSNSDNHLVYFSQPQALEQIFTADSSHFEVGRGNIGLKFLLGDRSFMLADGDRHQRQRQLLTPPFHGERMRAYGEDISKITRQVSNEWQIGKPFKIRESMQEITLRVILRVVFGMEEGELFEELRRSLSDLLDFISSPIMSSAFFFRFMQKDFGAWSPWGRILQQRQKVDRLIYTLLRERRAEPDKNRQDVLSLMMAARYDDGQGMSDEELHDELMTLLVAGHETTASALTWALYWIERLPEVREKLQHELNTIGGNPDLSSVAKLPYLTAVCQETLRIYPIAMTAFVRLVKIPLKVMDYELPQGTAIVPSIYLAHHREEVYPQSKQFKPERFLERQYSPYEYLPFGGGNRRCIGMAFAQYEMKIVLATVLSNFQLSLVNKRPVRPVRRGLTIAAPAGMRMIAKPQVKPVDRPALV; from the coding sequence ATGACAGCAACTTACAATCTGCCTGATGGGCCTCAAATGCCGCGCTGGTTGCGAACGATCAAGTTTGTTAGTCAGCCAGTGAAATATGTAGATGATTTTGCCAAAACTTATGGCGACACTTTCACAATCAGGAGTAGTAACTCTGATAACCATCTTGTGTACTTTAGTCAACCCCAAGCCCTTGAGCAGATTTTTACTGCTGATTCGAGCCATTTTGAGGTTGGGAGGGGGAACATAGGACTAAAATTTTTGCTTGGCGATCGCTCCTTTATGTTAGCGGATGGCGATCGCCACCAGCGACAACGGCAACTATTAACTCCCCCTTTTCATGGCGAAAGGATGCGGGCTTATGGTGAGGATATCAGTAAAATAACCCGACAGGTGAGTAATGAATGGCAAATTGGTAAGCCTTTCAAAATCCGTGAGTCGATGCAAGAAATTACTTTGCGTGTTATTCTACGGGTTGTATTTGGAATGGAAGAAGGAGAGCTTTTTGAAGAACTGAGGCGATCGCTAAGTGACTTACTAGACTTCATCAGTTCACCGATAATGTCTAGCGCCTTCTTTTTCCGGTTTATGCAAAAAGATTTCGGGGCGTGGAGTCCGTGGGGTAGAATTCTGCAACAACGGCAAAAAGTTGATCGACTTATTTATACTCTGCTTCGAGAACGTCGGGCTGAACCTGATAAAAATCGTCAAGATGTCCTGAGTTTGATGATGGCTGCTCGTTACGATGACGGTCAAGGGATGTCAGATGAAGAATTACACGACGAGTTAATGACGCTGCTAGTAGCGGGACATGAAACTACCGCTTCTGCATTGACATGGGCTTTGTACTGGATTGAGCGTTTACCAGAGGTGCGTGAAAAGTTGCAACATGAACTTAACACCATTGGAGGCAATCCCGATTTAAGTAGTGTGGCTAAGTTACCCTATTTGACAGCAGTTTGCCAAGAAACATTGCGAATTTACCCAATTGCCATGACTGCTTTCGTGCGGCTTGTGAAAATTCCACTTAAAGTTATGGACTACGAACTGCCACAGGGAACAGCAATAGTCCCCAGTATTTATTTAGCGCATCATCGAGAAGAAGTCTACCCACAATCCAAACAGTTCAAGCCAGAACGCTTTTTAGAAAGACAATATTCACCTTATGAATATTTACCCTTTGGTGGCGGTAATCGTCGCTGTATTGGGATGGCATTTGCCCAGTATGAAATGAAAATCGTCTTGGCAACTGTTCTGTCTAACTTTCAATTATCGTTGGTGAACAAGCGCCCTGTGCGTCCTGTGCGCCGTGGGTTAACAATAGCTGCACCAGCCGGAATGCGGA